From Pseudomonas arsenicoxydans:
CCACTGACCGCGTAATCGCCGACTTTGGGAAAGCGAAATTCCAGATGCGCCGCAAACCACTCAGCACGCACGGGATAACCGGCAGCATTGAGATCGACAATCACATCAGCGAAATCCTGCTCGATAAAGTGTGGCAACAGGAACCGGTCATGCAGTTCAGTGCCCCAGCGCGCCAGCTTCGGCGGCGCATAAGGCTCACGCCAGAACCGCGCAACCAGCGCCCGCAGCAACAACTGCTGAGCCAGGCTCATGCGCGCATGCGGCGGCATTTCAAATGCGCGCAATTCGAGCAGTCCAAGCCGCCCCGTCGCGCCATCCGGCGAATAGAGCTTGTCGATGCAGAACTCGGCGCGGTGCGTGTTGCCGGTCACGTCGATCAGCAAGTTGCGCAGCAACCGGTCGACCAGCCACGGCGCACACGCCTCGCCCGGTTCGGGCATCTGGGCGAAGGCGATTTCCAACTCGTACAACGCATCGTTGCGCGCTTCATCGACGCGCGGCGCCTGGGACGTCGGGCCGATGAACAATCCGGAAAACAGGTAGGACAGCGACGGGTGGTTATGCCAATAGCTGATCAGGCTGCGCAGCAGATCCGGACGGCGCAGAAACGGCGAGTCCGCCGGCGTTGCGCCACCCAGCACGAAATGGTTACCGCCGCCGGTGCCGGTGTGTCGCCCGTCGATCATGAATTTCTCGGTGGTCAATCGGGTCTGGCGCGCCTCTTCGTACAGAAACTCGGTGCGTTCGACCAGTTCGTCCCACGTGGCGGACGGCTGCACGTTGACCTCGATCACGCCCGGATCGGGGGTAATGCGGAAGTTGCTCAGGCGTGGATCGCTCGGCGGTTCATAGCCTTCCAGCAACACCGGGCAATGCAGTTCCTGAGCCGTGGCCTCGATGGCGGTGACCAGCTCCAAATAGTCTTCGACCCGTTCCAGAGGCGGCATGAACAGGTACAACCGCCCCTCCCGGGCCTCGGCGCAGAACGCGGTGCGGGTGAGCCAATCGGCGGATTCATCGACATTCGGCGCCCGCTCAACCGCCTCGGCCGGCACGCCCGGGTTGTTCAACTGCATAGTGTCCGGGAGTGGCGCAAATTCCTGGTTCGGATCGGCGGGATGGATGAACGGATACTCCGCCGCCTTCACCCAAGGCTGCGAGCCCAGTGGCAAGCGATAGCCCAGCGGCGAATCCCCCGGCACCAGCCGGCAATGTTCGTCGCGCAGATACCAGCGACCGCTTTGCCACTGATCACCTTTGGCGGTACGCGCCAGCGGCAAGACCTGCCCGATGACTTTGTCCAGGCCCTGGCTGAAGACTTTGCGCAGGCGCGCACGCTCCAGCGGTTCTTCCAGACGTGGGTCTTCGGCGCTGACGTTCAGCGGTAAAGTGCCTTCGCGCCAGAGGTAATAGAAGTTGTCTTCGTAGGCTGGAAACACGAAGCGAGTCGGAATTTTCAGGCGTTCGGCGACACTCGCCAGAAAACGCCCGGCCAGTTCGCCATCGGCGCCGTAGTCCTCCTGCTCATCGGCGATCAAGGCACTGTTATGCCAGATCGGCACGCCATCGCGGCGCCAGTAGCAGTTCAGCGACCAGCGCGGCAATTGCTCGCCGGGGTACCACTTGCCCTGACCGAAGTGCACCAGGCCTTTGGGCGCGTAATGCTTACGCATGCGCTGGAACAGCTCGGCAGACAGGCGTCGCTTGTCCGGCCCCAGCGCTGCGGTGTTCCATTCGGCGCCGTCCGGGTCATCGATGGACACGAAGGTTGGCTCGCCGCCCATGGTCAGGCGCACATCG
This genomic window contains:
- a CDS encoding transglutaminase family protein, encoding MSIHVALHHVTHYRYDRAVELGPQIVRLRPAAHSRTRILSYALKVSPEQHFINWQQDPQGNYLARLVFPEKTSELRIEVDLLAEMAVFNPFDFFLEPYAEKIPFTYAADERKELAPYLETLPLTPKFKAYLDGIDRTPLPSVDFLVALNQRLSEDIGYLIRMEPGVQTPEHTLEHASGSCRDSAWLLVQLLRNLGLAARFVSGYLIQLTADVKSLDGPSGTEVDFTDLHAWCEVYLPGAGWIGLDATSGLFAGEGHIPLACSPDPGSAAPISGLVEPCECEFTHEMSVERIWEAPRVTKPYTEDQWLAIQALGRQIDADLLEGDVRLTMGGEPTFVSIDDPDGAEWNTAALGPDKRRLSAELFQRMRKHYAPKGLVHFGQGKWYPGEQLPRWSLNCYWRRDGVPIWHNSALIADEQEDYGADGELAGRFLASVAERLKIPTRFVFPAYEDNFYYLWREGTLPLNVSAEDPRLEEPLERARLRKVFSQGLDKVIGQVLPLARTAKGDQWQSGRWYLRDEHCRLVPGDSPLGYRLPLGSQPWVKAAEYPFIHPADPNQEFAPLPDTMQLNNPGVPAEAVERAPNVDESADWLTRTAFCAEAREGRLYLFMPPLERVEDYLELVTAIEATAQELHCPVLLEGYEPPSDPRLSNFRITPDPGVIEVNVQPSATWDELVERTEFLYEEARQTRLTTEKFMIDGRHTGTGGGNHFVLGGATPADSPFLRRPDLLRSLISYWHNHPSLSYLFSGLFIGPTSQAPRVDEARNDALYELEIAFAQMPEPGEACAPWLVDRLLRNLLIDVTGNTHRAEFCIDKLYSPDGATGRLGLLELRAFEMPPHARMSLAQQLLLRALVARFWREPYAPPKLARWGTELHDRFLLPHFIEQDFADVIVDLNAAGYPVRAEWFAAHLEFRFPKVGDYAVSGIELEVRQALEPWHVLGEEGAVGGTVRYVDSSLERLQVKLTGLAPQRYMLTCNGVPVPLQPTGRVGEFVAGVRFRAWQPANCLHPTIPVHAPLVFDLLDTWMQRSLGGCQYHVAHPGGRNYDSLPVNANEAESRRMARFFRIGHTPGKLPVPILEINDELPMTLDLRRF